Below is a genomic region from Persicimonas caeni.
CTGCGCCAATGGCCGCGTGCGTCGCCCTCGGACAGCCTGAAATTTGGTTTGATATCGACAGGAGATACAAAGTGAACACGCAGTCAAAACTCCTCATCGCCGCGGTGCTCGCCGCCGGCTTGACCTTCTCGACGAACGCCTTCGCGCAGGACGAAGCCCCTGCAGATACAGGTGCAGAAGAGACCGCCTCGGCCCAGATCGAGGCCGAATCCCAGCACCCGGCCGCCACCAACTCGATTGTGGTCGCCCCCCACGTCGGCGCGCTCTTCCCGCAGCTCACCAGCGACCTGGGCACCTGGCCGGTCTTCGGCCTGTCGGCAGGCTATATCCTGCCGGTCGACCTCGCCGGCTTCGAGCGTCCTATCGAGATTGGCCTCGACCTCATGTACACCCAGCCGGGCGCCGACGGCACCGGCACCGACCCCAACCTGGGCGACCCCACCTCGGACACCGCCGGCGACTACGACTGGGAGCTCACCCAGCGCATGCTCGTCCTGGAGCTGTACGCCCTCTGGAGATTCATGCCCCCCGGCGAGTTCATCAGCGCCTACGGCATGATCGGCCCGCGCGCCTACTTCATGGAGGCCGAAATGGTCGCCTCGGGCAACGACGGCCAAGACTTTGGCACCAACACCCAGACCAACGACGAGTACGGCCTTGTGTTTGGCGGCGGCGCGGACTTCGCGGTCGGCCCGGGCACCATTTATGGAACACTCGAGTTCGGGTGGAGTGATCTCAACCAGCGTATCACCGGGGACTCGAATACCGGGGCGATTGTGATCGACGCGGGGTATCGCCTGTACTTCTGAGTGCTTCCGTTTTCGGTGCGTGGGCATCTTGCCCTCGCCACCGGCGCGTGGGCATCTTGCCCTCGTCATCGGTGCGTGGGCATCTTGCCCTCGCCACCGGTGCGTGGGCATCTTGCCCTCGTCATCGGTGCGTGGGCATCTTGCCCTCGTCATCGGTGCGTGGGCATCTTGCCCTCGTCATCGGTGCGTGGGCATCTTGCCCTCGTCATCGGTGCGTGGGCATCTTGCCCTCGCCAACGAGAGCTGGAAGCACTCGCACCGAAAGACGAAAGCCCACCGTAGTTGCACAAAGCCCCCGTTGAAAAATTCGAGAAAGCCTCCGCAAGCCCAAAGATGCTCGCGGAGGTTTTTTTATGCCCGCGGAGCATTCGAGACGCACGCGGAGCATTCGAGACGCACGCGGAGCATTCGAGACGCACGCGGAGCATTCGAGACGCACGCGGCGCGCTCGAGCTGTGGCTGTCTGGGCTCGAGCGAGGGGTGTCCCGGTTTTTGCAGGGGCTGTCTCGATTTTTGGAGGGGGTGGAAGAGTTCGAGAGGGGGCTGTCTCGATTTTTGGAGGGGGTGGAAGAGTTCCAGAAGGGGGTGTCTCGATTTTTGGCGAAGCCGGAAAAGCTCGAGACGCACGCGGAGCGCTCGAGAACTATTCGGAGGCGTCGAGTCCCCCCTGCATCAGCCTCAGAAGCCTCTGCGCGTCGTCGAACTTCTCGAAATTGTTGAACATGCACCAGACGCGCTCGTGGCGCTCGCACAGCCCGTCGAGGATCGTGGCGAGTTCGGCGAGCTCGGCGTCGGTGTATTTGTAGTCGAAGTCGGTCAGGGGCTCGTTGTTGCCGTGCAGGCGCACGTAGGCGTCGGGCTTGGCGGTGAGCACGTCGTTGCGAAACGGGTCGACCACGTGGAGGAGGTCGAGCTCGTCGCACAGCTCGACGATGAGGTCGGTCTCCTCTTCGAAGTCGCCGCGCGGCTCCCAGGCGAGCGTGTGACCGCCGCGGTCGATGCTCTCGAGAAACGCGCGCATGTTGCCGACGTGCTTGTCGGTCGGCTTGAAGGAGGGCGGACATTGCAGCACGACGATCTCTGCGTCGAGCGCGTCGGCGATGTCGCGCGTCTGCTGCCAGGCCCAGCGGTTCGCCTCGGTGGGGCGCAGCCAACCGACGTCTTTTTGCCATTCGTCGGGCACCTGCGAGGTGCGCTTTCGCCAGGTCGGGCTCCACGTCGGGTGGGTGAGCGCCTGCCAGGCCTTCATGCAGAAAACGAACCCCTCGCAGGCGTTCTCGCGCCACTTCTCGGCGGTCTTGACCTGCGGCAACTTGTAGAAGGTGCGGTTGAGCTCGACGGTCGAGAACGCGTCGGTATACGCCTGCAGCTTCGACACATAGCGCTCCTTCCACCCCTCGGGCGGCCGGTAATCGCTGTAGTTGCACACGCCAACTTGGAGTTTTTCCATCTTTCTGCCGGGTGACCTTTAGTTCGCCAGATGACAGGGTGAACTGTTTCCGTTAGACAACACCCCTCGTAGACAAGGTTGTGTCGTAAGCGATCAAAACAAGGTGGGCACATGGCTGCAGATGGAGATCGACAGGCAAGCGAAGTAATCATCGTCGGCGCAGGGCTCGCCGGGCTGACGGCCGCGCGCAAGCTGCACGGCGAGGGCGTCGACGTCGTCGTGCTCGAGGCGCAGGACAGGGTAGGGGGCCGCACCTACAGCAAGGCCTTGAGCGACGGCTACGTCATCGACCTGGGCGGCCAATGGGTCGGCCCGACCCAGGACCGCGTCATCGCACTGGCCGACGAGCTCAACATCGAGCGGTTTACGCAGTTCGACACGGGCCGAAAGTCGATGTCGATCGGCGGCGAGATCTCGACCTACAAACACACCATCCCGTCGCTCCCCATCTGGAGCCTCGTCGACCTGCAGTGGGTGATCATGAAGGTCGACCGCCTGGCCAAGAAGGTCCCCCTCGATCGCCCATTCAGCGCCAAAAAGGCGCGCGAGTGGGACGCGATGACCGTCGAGACGTGGAAGCAGAACAACGTGCGCACGGCCAAGGCGCGCACCGCCTTCGACTTCGCCGTGCGCGCGATCTTCGCGGCCGAGCCCAACGAGGTCTCGTTTCTGCACTTTCTGTTCTATGTCCGCTCCGGCGGCGGGTTCATGCGGCTGGCGAGCATCCCGGAGGGCGCTCAACAAGAGCGCTTCGTGGGCGGCGCGCAGCAATTGAGCGACGTGATGGCCGACGAACTCGGCGACCGCGTTCGCCTCGAGCACCCCGTGCGCGCCATCGAGCAGGACGACGACGGCGTCACCGTGCGCACCGACGCGGCGACCTTCCGCGCCGCGCGCGTCATCGTCGCCATCCCGCCGACCCTGTGCGGCCGCATCGACTACACCCCCGAGCTCCCCGCGCGCCGAGACCAGCTCACCCAACGCATGCCCATGGGCTCGGTCATCAAATGCATCGCCGCCTACAAACGCCCGTTCTGGCGAGACGCCGGCTACTCCGGCGAGATGCTCGCCGACACCGGCGCCATCCAGCTCGGCTTCGACGACTGCTCCCACGACGGCAGCCACGCCGCGCTCGTCGGGTTCATGCTCGGCGAGAACGCCCGCGAGTGGACCGCCCGCCCCGAAGACGCGCGCCGCCAGGCAGTCCTGGCCGAATTCGCCCGCTTCTTCGGCTCCGAAGCCCTCTCACCGGTCGAATACGCCGAAAAAGACTGGCTCGCCGAGCCCTGGAGCCGCGGCTGCTACGTCGGCTTCATGCCCCCGGGCGTCCACACCACCATCGGCGACGCGCTGCGCGCCCCCGTCGGGCGCATCCACTGGGCGGGCACGGAGACGGCCACTCAGTGGAACGGGTATATGGACGGCGCGATCGAGTCGGGCGAACGGGCGGCCGGGGAGGTCGCTGCTGGACTGTAGGGTGTGTGTGTCCGTTTCGAATGCCTTGCAGAGACGGCACGTCCACTACATAAGGCGCGCTGGAAAACGCGCGTTAAGGACATTGGGGCTGCGAGTTGCGCCACTTGGATGTCTGAAGGCGCGCCATCGTCGGCTGCAGCAACCCACACGCTGCGCCACGCAACCCCTATGTCCTTAACGCCCGCTGTTCAGGGCGCCCCATGTAGCTGGCGTCGCGCCCTTGCATGGCCTACGCCTCGGAGAAACGACCAAAGCGAACGCCCTGCAGAGACGACGCGTTTGCGCGTGACGGCGTGCGTGCAGATCAGCTGCGTGTTCCATACTTGACCTCCTCCCAACCATAAGCTAAGACTCCCGCCTCCATTCGCGCGCCAACGGGGCGTGCGGGTGTTTAGCTTCGCCCCCGAAGTTCGACAGAACTCCTGCTCCAATGCGTTGGTTGTCACCAGGCAAGGCGTACGAGTGGTGAGGGGTTTCCCAACACCTTATTGAGGCTACACAATGCGCAAAGGACTTATTGGTAAGAAAGTCGGCATGACTCAGCTGTTCGGCCCGGACGGCGTCCGCATCCCGGTCACCGTCATCGACGTGGGCAGCAACGTGGTCATCCAGAAGAAGAGCGAGCACGGCAAAGACGGCTACGCCGCCGTCAAGCTGGGCTACGGCTCGGTCAAAAAGCTCGAGAAAGAGGGCACCGAGCCGCGCTGGCGCCTGGCCAAGCCGCAGGTGGGCATGTTCGCCGCCGCCGGCATCGACGAGCCGCGCAAGCACGTTCGTGAGTTCCGCGTCGACGAGGCGGACCTCGACCAGTACGAAGTCGGCCAGGAGCTCGGCGCCGATTACTTCCAGGTCGGCGAGTACATCGACGCCACCGGCACCAGCAAGGGTCGCGGCTTCAGCGGCGTCATGCGCCGTCACAACTTCGCCGGCGCCAAGGCCAGCCACGGTGTGCACGAGTTCTTCCGTCACGGTGGTTCGATCGGTATGTCGGCTGACCCCAGCCGCGTCCTGCCCGGCATGAAGATGCCCGGCCAGTACGGCAACGCCATCACGACCATCCAGAACCTGCAGGTCGTCCAGGTGCTCCCCGAGGACAACGCCGTCCTCGTCAAGGGTAGCGTGCCCGGCCCGAACGGTGGCATCGTCACCCTTCGCACCGCCGTCAAGAAGTACCACGGCTGAACGAGCGAACACCACTAGAGCAAGTAGAACGCAAAAAGGTCGCCTCCCGAAAAGGGGGCGGCCTTTTTGTCGTTTTTGTGATTGTCACTTTACGCATGTTTGACATGCGCGTGACCCCGCCGATAATGTTGTGCGCTGAATGACTCGACACTCGGGTGGTAAAACTCCGTCTAACCAACGGAAAATGCGGTAAAAACCCGCCGTTTGGCCCCCTCAAGATGCCCGGCAGTCCGAGCGGGCAGGCTGACGCGACATGACCTCGAAGAAGCTCCGGAAATATCTGGCGTATTACCAGAAGACCTTGCGTGAAGAGCCCGACAACATCGAGGCTCGGCTGCGCTTGGCCGCCATTTTCCGGGATATGGGCCGCGAGGCCCACGCCGTCGAGGAGTACGTCACCGCCTCGAAGTTGCTGGCCCGCGAGGGCTTGCCGCTCGAGGCGATCGCGGCGTGCAAGGCCGTGCTCGAGATGGAGCCCCAGCACACCGAGACGCAGCTCTTCTTGGCGCGCCTCTTCGCCCGCGTGCCCGACGCCGCCGGCGGCACGGCGCGCATTGCGCGTCCCGTCGAGCCCGAACCGGCCCCTCCCCGCATCGGCGGCGGGGACGCAGTCGATGCCAAGGCCCCGAAGTCGAGCAAGCGTGCAGCGCAGCCGATTACCCTCAGCAAGCCCAAGCAAACCAGGCCCCCCGAGAAGTCTCCGCACGAGGTCGAAACCGCCGTGTCGAACTCGGGCCTGGTGGAGCTTCCCGACGAAGAGCCGACCGCCGTGTCGAATTCCGGCCTGGTGGAGCTTCCCGACGAAGAACCCACGGCGGTGTCGAACTCCGGGTTGATCGACGGGCTCGCCGAGGCAGAAAAGGACGACGAGCCGCTCGAGAAGACGCGTCAGGCCGGGGCGACTGACCTTCCCGACCTCGATGAGCTTCGGGTGACCGAGGAGCGCGAGGAGACCCAGCAGTTGGGCACCGTGAGCCGACGCGAGAACAACGCCTCCCCCTATGAGGACGCGCGCAGCACCGTCGAGATGGAGGCCGCCGACCGCGAGAGCGTCCTGCGGGCGATGGCCGGGCCGCGCAACAATCAGACCGAGCTTCGCACCACCATCGACGTCGACGAGGGCGATATCGTCGCCGAAGAGATCTTGGCGCCGCCGGCCCCCGCGCGATCCGACTCCGAGGACACCGATCGGGACCGACGCCAGACCTCACCGCTGGGGACCGATATGCCGCGTCGCGCCGAGCGCGTCGAGACGGAGTACGGGCTGCCCAGCGTCCACAAGGGTGACGGCCAGCGAGCAAGTATCCAGCAAGATGGGCCGATCACCACCGAAATCGAAGGCGCCGACGACGACGCCTGGCAAGAGACCTTCGAGGTGGGCGTCTTCGACATGGAGAGCCTGCGCCTCGACCGCGAGTCGACCGGCGACTGGGACGACCTCTCTTTTCTCGACGAGCTCGACGAGCCCGATACCTCCGAGGTCGCCGCGGCGATGAGCTCGACTGGCGAGTCGTCGTTGCTCAGCGTGAATCGCTCGGATTTGCCCGAAATCCCGCTCTTCAGCCAGCTCGAGCCGTCGCTCTTCATGCAGCTGTTGCACTATATGGAACTCAAAGAGGTCTCGGCCGGCGAGCGGCTCGTCGGACCCGGGCGCACCGAGCGCAGCCTCTTCGTGATCGTGCGCGGCACCGTCGTGGTCACCCGCCAGCTCGACGACGGCTCGACGGTCGAACTCGCCAAGATGGGCGAGGGCGAATTCTTCGGCGAATTTGCGCTGCTCACCGGGCGAAGCCACGGCTCGGCCACCGTCAGCGCGCACACAGACATGGCGCTGCTCGAGGTTCGCCAGGATGTGCTCGACCTCATCGCCGAGGACCACCCCGAAATCTGGGACGTGCTCTGGGATTTCTACTACGCGCGCATGCTCAACAACCTGCTCGCCTCGAGCACCATCTTCCGCAGCCTGACCGACGAGCAGCGACGCGCGTTGGCCGAAAAGTTCAGCCTCGAAGAAGTCCCCGCCGACGAACTGCTCTTGGGGCAGGGCGACCACGACGACGACCTGTATCTGATCTGTAACGGAGAGGTGCGCGTCGAGCGCAACGCCGGGGCCGGGTTGGCTCAGGAGATCGACACGCTTCGCGAAGGTGAGTTTGTGGGGCTGATCTCGAGCGCCGAGGAAGAGCCGGTCGTCGCCAACCTACGTGCGACGTGCGACACGACCCTGCTCGTGCTGCCGGGCGCCGAATTCCGGCGCGTCATGCAGGAAAACCCGCTCATCGAGCGCCAGGTGCGCCAGGTCGTGCGCGAGAGAAAGGCGATCGCCGGACGCTACACGAGCGGGGTCACCAGCTACGCCGAGCTCGGCATCGCGCCTCACGCAGACTCGGCGGACTGAGCCGCCTGTGCTCTCGATAATCCCGAATAAAACATGACCGCGCCGTAGGTGGCGAAGTGGACGTCCTCGAAGGGCGCCTCTTCGAGCTCGCGCGCCAGGAATTCGGCCGTGCGCAGCAGCGGATAGACGCCGTAGCGCTCGTAGCGGTCGAGGAGCGTGTCGGCCACGCCCTCCTGGCCGCGCACGAGCGCCGAGCCGGCCAAAAAGCCGTCGTCGGTCATGCAGCGGGCGAACTCGCGCAGCGTGGCCACGCGATTCTCGAAGGTGTGGATGCCGTTGAGGCTGTGCACGCTGTCGACGACCCCGTCGCGAAGCGGCAGGTGCTGGAAGCTCGCCCGGATGAGCAGCACGTTGTGGTCGGTGTCCTCGAAGCGGCGGGCCGCCTTGCGGAGCATCTTCCACGACTGGTCGATCCCGATGACCGTCAGGTCGTGGTACGGGGCGAGGACCCGCTCGAGAGGCGCGCCTGTGCCCACCGGGGCGGCCAAGAGCACGCCGCCGTTGGCGCGACCGACCGCCTGGTTGGCCATGTCGACATAGCGCAGCGGGCTGCAGCGCCACACGCCCAGGCTCATCAGCGGCAACACCGCGTCGTAGACGCCGGCGATGAGGTTGAAGAGCGTCTCGGTGCGGTAGTTACCCGGGGCGGGCATCTTCTCGGGCGGCGTCATGTCGACGATGCCGTCGACGACCGGAAATCGCGCGTCGCACCCTACGCAGACGAGCGCCGGGCGGCGGTCGCTGCCGATTTGGAGGTGCGGGTCCCCGCACGAGGGGCATTGCAGAAGCTCGAGTACAGACTTGGAGAGCATTCGTTCAGTCCTCACAGTGCTCGGTGTGCAGTCGCCCGATGCGCTCGAGCTTGTCGGTGGAATCCCACTGCTCGTAAATCGCGCGCAGGGAGCCGAGCGCGTCGCAATTGAACGGCTCGAACTCGACGACCTTCTCGAAGGCGTCGGCCGCGGCGTCGCGGTCGGGGCGGCGCTGCTTCAGATAGTAGGCGCCTCGGGCTGCGTTGAGCGGGGGGAAGTCTGCGTCGCCGCGCTTGGCGCCGCGGTACAGATAACGCCCCACGAATCGATGCCTGAAGCCATACCTGTCGGCCCACGCCAGCGCAAGTTGTGTGTACGCCTGCGAGGAGCGCCAGGGAGGGGCAATCGCGTCGTCGAGCTTGCTCAGCGCCAGGCCGAAGTTCTCGCGCGCGTCGCCGAAGCGGCCCTGACGGCGGCGGGCCTCGCCGTAGATGATCCAGGCCACAGGCTCGAACTCGAGGTCGGTGGTGTAGTCGCGAACGATGTCGACGGCCCGCTCGTGCTCGCCCAGTCGGGTGAGCGTGTGGGCATAGAAGAGGGCGGCGCGGGCGTCGTCCGGCGCCTTCTCGTGGGCGCGCTGGAAATAGCCGAGCGCCGAGGTGTAGCGGCCGCGCGCGAACGCCAAGCGCCCCTCGACGCGAAGGTGCAGCGGGGACTTGGCCGCCTGGGTGCCCGCCCAGCGGTTGATCGCCTTCTCGGCGCGCTCGACTTCGAAGCGCTCGAGGTGCGCGAGCGCCTTCCATTGGCTGATGCGCGGGTCGTCGGGAAAGCGGTCGGCGATGTCGCCGAGCATCTCGAGCACCGCGTCGGCACGGCCGCGGCGAAGCTCCAGGTCGGCCATCGTGAGTAACCCCGGCAGGTACGTGCCGTTGAGTCGGCGGCCCTTGCCGCAGTTGATGGACGCGTTGCTCGCGTCGCCGGCGAGCATCTGCTGGCGACACAAGTCAAATAGGAGCACGGCCTCGTTGCCGCCGTGCTCTTTGGCCCGCTCGAGCAGCTTACCGGCGCGCTGCAACAGTTTGTCGCGCGCCGAGCGCGAGTCGGTCACGCCTGCCA
It encodes:
- a CDS encoding DUF72 domain-containing protein encodes the protein MEKLQVGVCNYSDYRPPEGWKERYVSKLQAYTDAFSTVELNRTFYKLPQVKTAEKWRENACEGFVFCMKAWQALTHPTWSPTWRKRTSQVPDEWQKDVGWLRPTEANRWAWQQTRDIADALDAEIVVLQCPPSFKPTDKHVGNMRAFLESIDRGGHTLAWEPRGDFEEETDLIVELCDELDLLHVVDPFRNDVLTAKPDAYVRLHGNNEPLTDFDYKYTDAELAELATILDGLCERHERVWCMFNNFEKFDDAQRLLRLMQGGLDASE
- a CDS encoding flavin monoamine oxidase family protein produces the protein MAADGDRQASEVIIVGAGLAGLTAARKLHGEGVDVVVLEAQDRVGGRTYSKALSDGYVIDLGGQWVGPTQDRVIALADELNIERFTQFDTGRKSMSIGGEISTYKHTIPSLPIWSLVDLQWVIMKVDRLAKKVPLDRPFSAKKAREWDAMTVETWKQNNVRTAKARTAFDFAVRAIFAAEPNEVSFLHFLFYVRSGGGFMRLASIPEGAQQERFVGGAQQLSDVMADELGDRVRLEHPVRAIEQDDDGVTVRTDAATFRAARVIVAIPPTLCGRIDYTPELPARRDQLTQRMPMGSVIKCIAAYKRPFWRDAGYSGEMLADTGAIQLGFDDCSHDGSHAALVGFMLGENAREWTARPEDARRQAVLAEFARFFGSEALSPVEYAEKDWLAEPWSRGCYVGFMPPGVHTTIGDALRAPVGRIHWAGTETATQWNGYMDGAIESGERAAGEVAAGL
- the rplC gene encoding 50S ribosomal protein L3, with protein sequence MRKGLIGKKVGMTQLFGPDGVRIPVTVIDVGSNVVIQKKSEHGKDGYAAVKLGYGSVKKLEKEGTEPRWRLAKPQVGMFAAAGIDEPRKHVREFRVDEADLDQYEVGQELGADYFQVGEYIDATGTSKGRGFSGVMRRHNFAGAKASHGVHEFFRHGGSIGMSADPSRVLPGMKMPGQYGNAITTIQNLQVVQVLPEDNAVLVKGSVPGPNGGIVTLRTAVKKYHG
- a CDS encoding cyclic nucleotide-binding domain-containing protein, with protein sequence MTSKKLRKYLAYYQKTLREEPDNIEARLRLAAIFRDMGREAHAVEEYVTASKLLAREGLPLEAIAACKAVLEMEPQHTETQLFLARLFARVPDAAGGTARIARPVEPEPAPPRIGGGDAVDAKAPKSSKRAAQPITLSKPKQTRPPEKSPHEVETAVSNSGLVELPDEEPTAVSNSGLVELPDEEPTAVSNSGLIDGLAEAEKDDEPLEKTRQAGATDLPDLDELRVTEEREETQQLGTVSRRENNASPYEDARSTVEMEAADRESVLRAMAGPRNNQTELRTTIDVDEGDIVAEEILAPPAPARSDSEDTDRDRRQTSPLGTDMPRRAERVETEYGLPSVHKGDGQRASIQQDGPITTEIEGADDDAWQETFEVGVFDMESLRLDRESTGDWDDLSFLDELDEPDTSEVAAAMSSTGESSLLSVNRSDLPEIPLFSQLEPSLFMQLLHYMELKEVSAGERLVGPGRTERSLFVIVRGTVVVTRQLDDGSTVELAKMGEGEFFGEFALLTGRSHGSATVSAHTDMALLEVRQDVLDLIAEDHPEIWDVLWDFYYARMLNNLLASSTIFRSLTDEQRRALAEKFSLEEVPADELLLGQGDHDDDLYLICNGEVRVERNAGAGLAQEIDTLREGEFVGLISSAEEEPVVANLRATCDTTLLVLPGAEFRRVMQENPLIERQVRQVVRERKAIAGRYTSGVTSYAELGIAPHADSAD
- a CDS encoding methyltransferase domain-containing protein, with protein sequence MLSKSVLELLQCPSCGDPHLQIGSDRRPALVCVGCDARFPVVDGIVDMTPPEKMPAPGNYRTETLFNLIAGVYDAVLPLMSLGVWRCSPLRYVDMANQAVGRANGGVLLAAPVGTGAPLERVLAPYHDLTVIGIDQSWKMLRKAARRFEDTDHNVLLIRASFQHLPLRDGVVDSVHSLNGIHTFENRVATLREFARCMTDDGFLAGSALVRGQEGVADTLLDRYERYGVYPLLRTAEFLARELEEAPFEDVHFATYGAVMFYSGLSRAQAAQSAESA